The DNA region ACGAGCCGGGTTGGTGGCGCCGCTACGGCGACCTGATGCCGAGCTGGTTCAACGACCTCGTCGGGCTCGAAGAGGCCGCGGCCCGGATCCAGGTGTGGGAGCCGCTGTACGTCACGGGTCTGCTGCAGACCGAGGACTACGCGCGGGCGATCATGAGCCACGGCCGCAAGGACATGGTCAACGAGCAGGTCGACCGCCGGGTCGCGCTGCGGATGCGGCGGCAGAAGATGCTGTCGCGGCCGGACGCGCCGCGGTTGTGGCTGGTGCTCGACGAGTCGGTGCTCTACCGGCCGATCGGCGACCGCGAGGTGCTGAAGGGCCAGATCGACCATTTGCTGGAGATGATCCAGCAGCCGAACATCTCGGTACAGGTGCTCCCGTTCGACCGGAGCGGCTACTCCGCGGACAGCGCGTTCTCGCTGCTCAGGTTCGCGGAAGAGGAATTGCCGAACATCGCGTACACCGAGTATCTGACCGGCGCGCACTACATCGACAAGCGCGACGAGATCGAGCGGTACAGCCGGGCGCTGGACATGCTCGCGGT from Amycolatopsis sp. EV170708-02-1 includes:
- a CDS encoding helix-turn-helix transcriptional regulator, with amino-acid sequence MNAVTPPGGEQSLGPTARRMILGSQLRRMREDAGITRQEAGYSIRGSESKISRLELGRVGFKERDVADLLTMYGMTDPGERQQFLDMVKESNEPGWWRRYGDLMPSWFNDLVGLEEAAARIQVWEPLYVTGLLQTEDYARAIMSHGRKDMVNEQVDRRVALRMRRQKMLSRPDAPRLWLVLDESVLYRPIGDREVLKGQIDHLLEMIQQPNISVQVLPFDRSGYSADSAFSLLRFAEEELPNIAYTEYLTGAHYIDKRDEIERYSRALDMLAVDAETPDRSRQMLMKRRAEI